DNA sequence from the bacterium genome:
CGAGGGCTGGAAAAAGAACGGGCTGTTCTGTAGAATGGGACACGATGAAAGCCTTTCTTTGCGGTGTAGTTGCTTGTGGTAAAACAACTTTAGCCGATCGGAAGGCTTTCGTCAGTTAAGATTCATGAATAATCCGGGCTAGGAGCTTGTCAATCGTACCGTCCTTTCGCCAGGCATTGAAGCGATGATAGATCGACTGCCACGGGCCATCGCGTTCTGGTAGATCGCGCCAGGGTGCGCCGCTGTGCAGAACCCAGAAGATGGCGTTCAAGACTGTCCGGGCCGACCTGGCAGGGCGACCGGTGACGGCGGGCGGCGGGAACATG
Encoded proteins:
- a CDS encoding transposase — translated: MFPPPAVTGRPARSARTVLNAIFWVLHSGAPWRDLPERDGPWQSIYHRFNAWRKDGTIDKLLARIIHES